In uncultured Fusobacterium sp., one genomic interval encodes:
- the ligA gene encoding NAD-dependent DNA ligase LigA, with translation MEKMTLNFGENLDNIKKKIEKMREDILKYNQYYYTNNESLISDVEYDNLIKELKELEEEYPQFKNVESPTEKVGATNLRESKFQKITHKKPMLSLSNTYNEGEIGDFIERVRKLIPEDKELKYALELKLDGLSISVQYEKGKLVRGVTRGDGAIGEDVTENIMEIATIPHELPEPLDLEVRGEIVLPLSNFLKLNERRMEAGEEVFANPRNAASGTLRQIDSSIIKERGLDSYFYFLVDAEKYGVKTHSESIKFLEKLGFKTTGVCEVLESASKLKKRIDYWEKEKENLDYETDGMVIKVDELELWNILGNTTKSPRWAIAYKFPAKQVTTTMLGVTWQVGRTGKVTPVAELEEVLLSGSKVKRASLHNFHEIERKDIRIGDKVFIEKAAEIIPQVVKSIKEFRDGSEIQIVEPTECPVCQSPVAREEGQVDIKCTNPNCPGKIKGRIEYFVSRDAMNISGFGSKMVEKMLELGFIKNAGDIYNLKSHEEELVKIEKMGKRSVEKLLESIEESKKRDYSKVLYALGIPFIGKYSGKLLANASGNIDKLMNMSVEELMEIDGVGDKGAKAVYDFFRDSENIQLIEVLRGYGLQFAQEVKEEQSSEERIFEGKTFLFTGTLKNFKREEIKEEIEKLGGKNLSAVSKNLDYLIIGEKAGSKLKKAQELGTVKILTEDEFLEICGKK, from the coding sequence ATGGAAAAAATGACACTGAATTTTGGTGAAAACCTAGATAATATAAAGAAGAAAATTGAGAAGATGAGAGAAGATATTTTAAAATATAACCAATATTACTATACTAATAATGAAAGTCTTATCTCAGATGTGGAATATGATAATTTGATAAAGGAGTTAAAAGAGTTAGAAGAAGAATATCCACAATTTAAAAATGTAGAGTCTCCAACTGAAAAGGTAGGAGCTACAAATTTAAGAGAGAGTAAGTTTCAAAAGATAACTCATAAGAAACCTATGTTGAGCCTTTCAAATACATATAATGAGGGAGAGATAGGAGATTTTATTGAAAGAGTAAGAAAACTTATTCCAGAGGATAAAGAATTGAAATATGCTTTAGAACTGAAATTAGATGGACTTTCTATAAGTGTGCAATATGAGAAGGGTAAACTTGTAAGGGGAGTAACTAGAGGAGATGGAGCAATAGGGGAAGATGTAACAGAGAATATTATGGAGATTGCAACTATTCCACATGAATTACCAGAGCCTTTAGATTTAGAAGTAAGAGGGGAGATTGTTCTACCTTTAAGTAACTTCTTAAAGCTTAATGAGAGAAGAATGGAAGCTGGAGAAGAGGTATTTGCCAACCCTAGAAATGCTGCAAGTGGAACTTTAAGACAGATAGATTCGAGTATAATAAAAGAGAGAGGTTTAGATAGCTACTTCTACTTCTTAGTTGATGCAGAAAAATATGGGGTTAAAACTCATAGTGAAAGTATAAAATTTTTAGAAAAATTGGGATTTAAAACAACTGGGGTATGTGAGGTTTTAGAGTCAGCTAGTAAGTTGAAAAAGAGAATAGATTATTGGGAAAAAGAAAAAGAGAATCTTGATTATGAAACTGATGGAATGGTTATTAAAGTTGATGAGTTAGAGCTTTGGAATATTTTAGGAAATACTACAAAAAGTCCGAGATGGGCAATAGCATATAAATTTCCAGCTAAACAAGTTACAACAACAATGTTAGGGGTAACTTGGCAAGTTGGAAGAACAGGAAAGGTTACTCCAGTTGCAGAATTAGAAGAGGTACTTCTATCAGGTAGTAAGGTAAAGAGAGCAAGCTTACACAACTTCCATGAAATAGAGAGAAAAGATATTAGAATAGGAGATAAGGTATTTATTGAGAAAGCAGCAGAGATAATACCTCAAGTTGTAAAATCTATAAAAGAGTTTAGAGATGGAAGTGAAATTCAAATAGTTGAACCAACAGAGTGTCCAGTTTGTCAAAGTCCAGTAGCTAGAGAGGAAGGGCAAGTAGATATAAAGTGTACTAACCCAAATTGCCCTGGAAAGATAAAGGGAAGAATAGAGTATTTTGTTTCAAGAGATGCTATGAATATAAGTGGTTTTGGTAGCAAGATGGTTGAGAAAATGTTGGAGCTTGGTTTTATAAAAAATGCAGGTGATATATATAATCTTAAATCTCATGAAGAAGAGTTAGTTAAAATTGAAAAAATGGGAAAAAGAAGTGTAGAAAAACTTTTAGAATCAATTGAAGAAAGTAAAAAAAGAGATTATTCAAAGGTATTATATGCTTTAGGAATACCTTTTATAGGAAAATATTCAGGAAAACTTTTAGCTAATGCAAGTGGAAATATAGATAAGCTTATGAATATGAGTGTAGAAGAACTTATGGAAATAGATGGTGTTGGAGATAAGGGAGCAAAGGCGGTTTATGATTTCTTTAGAGATAGTGAAAATATACAATTAATAGAGGTATTAAGAGGATATGGATTACAATTTGCTCAAGAGGTTAAAGAGGAGCAAAGTAGTGAAGAGAGAATTTTTGAAGGAAAAACTTTCTTGTTTACAGGGACATTAAAAAACTTTAAAAGGGAAGAGATAAAAGAGGAGATTGAAAAACTTGGAGGAAAAAATCTTTCAGCAGTAAGCAAAAACCTTGATTATCTAATTATCGGGGAGAAAGCAGGAAGCAAGTTGAAAAAAGCTCAAGAATTAGGAACAGTTAAAATTTTAACAGAAGATGAATTTTTAGAAATCTGTGGAAAAAAGTAA
- a CDS encoding putative manganese-dependent inorganic diphosphatase has translation MEPILIFGHRHPDTDSICSSIALAELKKEMGVTAIPYRLGDINKETEFVLKHFGVKTPKLLKTVSAQISDLTSVEKTVLSYDESLRSALDTMTVENFSSLPVVDEKKQLKGMIHISDIANTYLNLEHSDLFGKYKTTFENLKDVLDGVIVSGTYPSGIITGNLKAISELEDVTPGDIVVTTSMVDGIDRSIKAGAKVIIVACEEDDFISPRVTSDCAIMRVHTSLFKTISLISQSLSLSSILTNAKFYSFKKDDFLHDIKDIMKEATQTNFPVTEKDGTVYGTIRTKNLINFTRKQVILVDHNERAHSVDGLQDAKILQVIDHHKFGNFITDEPVKINAEIVGCTSTIVYELFKDARIVPSKKAAGLMMSAILSDTLLFKSPTCTQKDIDTVKELSQICEIPDYEEYGMNMLIAGTSLANRTPFEILTTDMKEFSMNGIHMAIAQINTVDVAGVLSKQVDLEKTMKEINKNANYSMFILVITDIIKSGSFAIVVGDFPELVERAFSVKLENNTAWLEGVVSRKKQVVPFLMAASQSLE, from the coding sequence ATGGAACCTATTTTAATTTTTGGGCATAGACACCCAGACACAGATTCAATTTGTTCTTCTATTGCTCTTGCTGAATTAAAAAAAGAGATGGGAGTTACTGCTATTCCCTATCGTCTTGGAGATATAAATAAAGAGACAGAATTTGTTTTAAAACACTTTGGAGTAAAAACTCCTAAACTTTTAAAAACTGTAAGTGCACAAATATCAGACTTAACAAGTGTGGAGAAAACTGTTTTATCCTATGATGAATCTTTAAGATCTGCTTTGGATACTATGACTGTTGAAAACTTTTCCAGTCTTCCTGTTGTTGATGAAAAGAAACAATTAAAAGGGATGATTCATATTTCGGATATAGCCAATACATACTTAAATCTTGAACATTCAGACCTTTTTGGAAAATATAAAACAACTTTTGAAAACCTAAAAGATGTACTTGATGGAGTTATTGTAAGTGGAACTTATCCAAGTGGAATTATCACTGGAAATCTTAAAGCTATCTCTGAACTTGAAGATGTTACTCCAGGAGATATTGTTGTTACTACATCAATGGTTGATGGTATTGACCGTTCTATTAAAGCTGGAGCAAAAGTTATTATAGTTGCTTGTGAAGAAGATGATTTTATCAGTCCAAGAGTAACTTCAGATTGTGCTATTATGAGAGTTCATACAAGCTTATTTAAAACTATTAGTTTAATTAGTCAATCTCTATCTCTATCTTCTATATTAACTAATGCTAAATTCTATTCTTTTAAGAAAGATGATTTTTTACATGATATAAAAGATATTATGAAAGAGGCTACACAAACAAACTTCCCAGTTACAGAAAAAGATGGAACTGTTTATGGAACTATTAGAACTAAAAACTTAATCAACTTTACTAGAAAACAAGTTATCTTAGTAGATCACAATGAGAGAGCTCACTCTGTTGATGGATTACAAGATGCTAAAATTCTTCAAGTTATAGATCATCATAAATTTGGTAACTTTATAACTGATGAACCTGTTAAAATAAATGCTGAAATAGTAGGTTGTACATCTACTATTGTATATGAGCTTTTCAAAGATGCTAGAATTGTGCCTAGTAAAAAAGCTGCTGGACTTATGATGAGTGCTATTCTTTCTGATACACTATTATTTAAGTCTCCTACTTGCACTCAAAAGGATATTGATACAGTTAAAGAGCTTTCACAAATTTGTGAAATTCCTGACTATGAAGAATATGGAATGAATATGCTTATAGCTGGAACATCTTTAGCTAATAGAACTCCATTCGAAATTTTAACTACTGATATGAAAGAATTTTCAATGAATGGTATTCATATGGCTATTGCTCAAATAAATACAGTTGATGTAGCTGGAGTTTTAAGCAAACAAGTTGATCTTGAAAAAACTATGAAAGAGATAAATAAAAATGCTAATTACTCTATGTTTATCCTAGTAATTACAGATATTATTAAGTCTGGATCTTTTGCTATTGTTGTTGGAGATTTCCCAGAACTTGTAGAGAGAGCTTTCAGTGTAAAACTTGAAAATAATACTGCTTGGTTAGAAGGAGTAGTTTCTAGAAAGAAACAGGTAGTTCCTTTCTTAATGGCTGCTAGTCAAAGTTTAGAGTAA